Genomic DNA from Penaeus chinensis breed Huanghai No. 1 chromosome 21, ASM1920278v2, whole genome shotgun sequence:
attttttttttttttctcacataacTAGAAATAAAAGTGCTGAGAAAAAACAATACACATTTAGCAAGTCAGTACCCTGTTCAATTTTCAACATGCTGACCTGGACTTCAGTTGCACTTATGCTATGTTACATGGTTATGTTCAACCTCCTCATAACTCACTGGCTCAACACAGAGAATGGATGGAGTGATAATTCAGGATCCAGACTTGAAGTACTTTTAATAGATGGGACAGAGGTATCATCCAGACCTGGTGCAGAGGTGCCACTTGGACCTCCATGCTGACTGCCACAGTCATCTCCCCACCAATCCCCTGTACTCTCCCTTCGAGACCTGATAACGAAATGAggaatatattacacatattcatGTCATGGCAGCTAAtggtgagaaaaggaagagagagaaagagagagagaaagagagagagagagaagagagagagagagagagagagagagagagagagagagagagagagagagagagagagagagagagagagagagagagagagagagagagagagagagagagagagagagagagagagagagagagagagagagagagagagagagatgaagagagagagagagagaatgaaagagagagagagagagaatgaaagagaaagagagagagaatgaaagagaaagagagagagaatgaaagagaaagagagagagaatgaaagagaaagagagagagaatgaaagagaaagagagagagaatgaaagagaaagagagagagaatgaaagagaaagagagagagaatgaaagagaaagagagagagaatgaaagagaaagagagagagaatgaaagagaaagagagagagaatgaaagagaaagagagagagaatgaaagagaaagagagagagaatgaaagagaaagagagagagaatgaaagagaaagagagagagaatgaaagagaaagagagagagaatgaaagagaaagagagagagaatgaaagagaaagagagagagaatgagagagaatgaaagagagagagaatgaaagagaaagagaatgagagagagaatgaaagagaaagagaacaagagagagaatgaaagagaaagagaacagagagagagaatgaaagagaaagagaaagagagcgagagagagagaatgaaagagaaagagaacagagagagaatgaaagagaaagagaaagagagcgagagagagagagagaatgaaagagaaaaagaaagagagcgagagagagaaagaatgaaagagaaagagaaaaagagcgagagagtgaatgaaagagaaagagagtgagagagagagaatgaaagagaaagagaaagagagcgagagagagagagagagaaagagaacgagagagagaataaaagagaaagagaaagagaatgaaagaaaaagagaaagagaaagagagcaagagcgagagagagagagaagaaagagaaagataaagagaacgagagagagagaatgaaagagaaagaaaacgagagagagagaatgaaagagaaagagaacgagagagagagaatgaaagagaaagagaacgagagagagagaatgaaagagaaagagaaagagaacgagagagagagaatgaaagagaaagagaacgagagagagagaatgaaagagaaagagaacgagagagagagaatgaaagagaagagagaaagagaacgagagaagagagagaatgaaagagaaagagaaagagagagtgagagagagaaattaaagagagaagagagagaagaaagtgagagagagagaatgaaagagaaagagagcaagagagagagagagagaatgaaagagaaagagagcaagagagagagagagagaatgaaagagaaagagagcgagagagagagagagagaatgaaagagagacagagagaagagagagagagagacagagaagagaagagagagagagagagagatgaagagagagagagaagagagagaggagagagagagagaagagacagagaggagacagagagacagagagagagacagagagacagagagagagcagagagagagagacagagagagagaagaggagagagagagagagagagagagagagagagagagacgagagagagagagagagagagagagagagagagagagagagagagagagagagagagagagagagagagagagagagagagagagagaagagagagagagagagagagagagaaagagagagagagaagagagagagagaaagagagagagagaaagagagagagagagagagagagagaaagagagagagagagagagagagagagagagagagagagagagagagagagagagagagagagagagagagagagagagagagagagagagagagagagagacaaagagaaaattacaattattacttaCCCAGGTGTTGCAATACTGCCTTCCTTATTTTGAGTAAGGGCAAGGTACTGATGATACAACTGAAAGCTCTCCTGCCTGACTCGGGTGTGATACAGAATGACACGTTCTCGGTACATTTGGTGTAACTCATTCATGCTGCCAATCCCAATATCGTGAAGGCTTTGTTCCATAACATCCTAAAAAGTTAATTGACACATTAAATACTATAACTGACAACCAGAATGAATAGATTTCCATTTTGAAGACCATGTTATCTCAAATTTATTACTCTCTGAGGAAAACAGTAACTTACATGAAATGGACATCTGTCTGTCAATAGAAGGGAGTCTGTGTTAGCACGTAGTAGATTGGTCAGCTTCGTCAAAAATTCATGGAGAACATCGGTGAGAAATCTGAGCACACTCTCAGATGTGTCAGTGTAtcctgtgtgtgcacatattgtTGCAACGGCTTTCCTTAAAATAAGTCGTGCAGTTGTGCCTTCCACTTCAAGTAACTGTGGTTCATTCTTCCCAATTGTGTAAGACCTGTTGAATCAATTTAAAATCATAAGAGAAGTTAAATTTCAATAATTTCAGTATCATTTGTTATATTACTATAAAATAACTAGTActtttataatcaatatcataattatcatgtttgTGGCTATCTGGGGGTAAGACACCAATTACACCTTtagatattatgatcatcataagtATTAATCCTTTAACCATGGCAATGAGGAAGACAGGGACAAATATAATGGAGAAGGACAGTTAGTCATATATGTCAAATGTGCATGTGCAACACATACTGAAACtgacaaatatgaaaatatttatgtacGAAAACATAATTATACTTAAATGCAGTGTTGGATAACCACAGAGACGGATCACTACGTGTTACAGATAAATGTTTAGTTTCCCTGGCTCCTTGTCAGAAAATTATCCATTATGATGCTACCATATTATAATAGTAGATGCTTTATAAGGTATGAAATAGTATAATTACCTTCCCTTTCTTTGTAATTAGTCATCTAGAGGCATCAATATCTAgtgcataaaaaaatgaaagaaagaaagaaagaaagatgatgatgacagtcaAGGTATGGATGGGGTCCTGAAACTGTAAACTGTTAATTTGTTCAAGAACCATACACCATTCTTCCATGGTTAAAGGGTTAAACACTAGATCACCAGCACTCTCATGACTCATATATTAATTACtgtaatcaatattattagtataaccatcattatattaattcagtaaattaataacattaaaaattaacAACAAGAACCTACGTTTTCTCAGgaggaataaagaataagaagtgTGGCTTTGCAGTTTTCCGGTCAAGCACAGGCTCATCAGGAGGTGCTTGGCATGATGGGAAGCTATTCCCCTCCATACCTATACTCTGCAGAATAAACAAAATACTATACTTTTTAATTTATATCTAGGGACAATTgtcctaatctttttttttcattacatataCTGAAGTCACAAAGAATCCAACCAAAGCTCTTATTCAGTAACACAAATTGTAATACCAAATATGAAACTGTTGCCATTATCTTTCACAGAAATTCCCCATAAAAAAGCATGTCAGGTTTCACAATACTCCAAAACCTTATAACAGGGGGAAAATTTTAATATTTCCCTGAAGCCTTCCTGGCAGTGATCCCTTGAAGACAATATTCAGCTAAAGGAGTAACCCAACTATGGCTGATCTAACACAAAGATTACTGGGAGGTTCAGACCAGTGAAAAGCTCTGCCTTACAACCATGATATTGACTAGGGTATTTCTGTATCAAAAGGATTAAACACAAGAACACTGTCAACTAACAAAaactgtttgagagagagagagagagagagagagagagagagagagagagagagagagagagagagagagagagagagagagagagagagagagagagagagagagagagagaaagaaagagaaagagagagaaagagagagaaagagagagagagagaaagaaagagaaagagaaagagaaagagagagagagagagagagagagagagagagagagagagagagagagagagagagagagagagagagagagagagagagagagagagaggagaaacagaaacagaaaaaaagagaaatagagagtctATGCAAGTCTACCAATGCATGTTGAGTAAGCAAGAACTGTCAGAGGAAACAGGAAAGTGGGCTGGAGCAGGTTACACACTTCAGTGCATTTTTACATAAGCCTTATGTCTTTTGTAAGCTTAACACTGCCTGTTAACTTTAACATTGTCAGGAGCCATAACACGGCTTTCTATAAGTAAGAACTCTGTTTACATTTAGCATACTCATTTGTAATAATGGCAACAGCTTTATTACACATTAAGTATAATGGCTGTCCTATTGGTCATTCTCTACCTGTGCTCTGTTTATAAGCTGGGCAACTTGTCTCTGATATTGTAGTAATCTGATTGTTTGCAAAACTAAGGGGTCTGTTCGACAAAATTCTGCTGGAAgtctgaaaatgaaaacaattaatgaaaatacatgccttttctatcattataacaattattgtatCAGGTCAGTATTGACTTGTcaccataaaaaaacagaaaattattaAAGGCATGAAAAGCggacaaaagggaagaaaagatctCACTTCTGAAATGACGATGTTTCCTCCTGAGACGGCTGGTGAAGGGTTGGAGGAGTTGGCGGTGGTGGCTTTGGGGTTAGGAGGTCTTCCATGTCAGAACCACTGAGGCTCCAGTCATCATTGTTGCTGCTTTGACCATCCTGAAACTCTCCCCAGTGGCTACCAGCACAACTCATTCTGTTTACTAAAATTATACAATAAAAGATATGTAATTTTTGGAATATAAAAATTgtagtataagatatatatacataacctaaAATATGGAAAATTTCAGTTGATTAAATTCACACAGAATAATCTTGcctcacacacattctcacactcacaAAGTATTTTAAATCAACCTAGATACTGTCCAAAGGGGTATTCAAGAAGGGCAGAAGCAATAATAATCACATCTAATGTGTACCAtgctaaaaattaatatataataatattatactatTCTTTCAATTATGTACAAGTTTTCAAGATATCCCAATATTTAGGATTACACTGAATTCTTTCATAGCATCTGTCAAATATGCTTGAGAAAAATGGGATTGCAGTCAAATGTTCTTTGACTAGTGTAAGGTTTCAATTGCTTCTATATACTTGTTCCCTTCATGTTGTAGCAGCTTATATGTATGTCTCATTTGCATACTGGATTCCAGGACATGCATCGAATATTGGTATCcgcatatttttttctccttttataattCAGTATTACcacagaaaatggaaagagagagttcTAAATATGATGTGTACTTGAACTTAATATTTGATCTATACAAGTTCAATCGAAcagttttgtgtcttttttttttgcatcagtgACAATTTTCCCTCACGTACCATGACTTTGCAATTACACCCGTGGCAAGATGGAGGACTGATCTATGCATGTGTACTTATAATACTGATTTTAAGTTCTACTTGTGGTACCACTGCAtgctgtaatataatatatatatatatatatatatatatatatatatatatatatatatatatacacacatacactatatatgtgtgtgtgtgtatatatattatatatgtttgtatatattatatatatttgtatatattgtatatattatatatatttgtatatatcatatatatatatatatattatatatatatatatatatttgtatatattatatatttttgtatatattatatatatatgtatattttatatatatatatatata
This window encodes:
- the LOC125036522 gene encoding STAGA complex 65 subunit gamma-like, whose product is MSCAGSHWGEFQDGQSSNNDDWSLSGSDMEDLLTPKPPPPTPPTLHQPSQEETSSFQKLPAEFCRTDPLVLQTIRLLQYQRQVAQLINRAQSIGMEGNSFPSCQAPPDEPVLDRKTAKPHFLFFIPPEKTSYTIGKNEPQLLEVEGTTARLILRKAVATICAHTGYTDTSESVLRFLTDVLHEFLTKLTNLLRANTDSLLLTDRCPFHDVMEQSLHDIGIGSMNELHQMYRERVILYHTRVRQESFQLYHQYLALTQNKEGSIATPGSRRESTGDWWGDDCGSQHGGPSGTSAPGLDDTSVPSIKSTSSLDPELSLHPFSVLSQVGGDGEEGVQHSPATTQQYQLYPLTPR